From Nymphaea colorata isolate Beijing-Zhang1983 chromosome 6, ASM883128v2, whole genome shotgun sequence, a single genomic window includes:
- the LOC116256808 gene encoding uncharacterized protein LOC116256808, whose translation MADHHQLPGPVSGSICPPQFVSSQFGDTTYTKVFVGGLAWETQNGTLRRHFEQYGEILEAVVITDKNTGRSKGYGFVTFGDRESARNACVEPNPVIDGRRANCNLASLGRLRPSTLSGRLQSGSPYFRSVQDAEGAFLGSTTGHQPVSYGYQQGYAFPSYGYMTYGPEYVYAQNVYSPYMGLPYVQMYRTPGTVNAPFYLISQSGQQLSSANGYPHVVQGYAIAGHPIVQLGSPNVNLATPSPFLPGISAPIPSAQTHTLITEHSQQFTHGATGSDQTTV comes from the exons ATGGCTGATCATCATCAACTGCCTGGACCAGTTTCCGGCTCGATCTGCCCTCCCCAATTCGTGAGTTCCCAATTTGGTGATACCACCTACACTAAGGTGTTTGTCGGAGGGTTGGCGTGGGAGACGCAGAACGGGACGTTGCGCCGTCATTTCGAGCAGTACGGCGAGATTCTCGAAGCCGTCGTGATCACCGATAAGAACACCGGCCGCTCTAAGGGCTACGGTTTT GTGACATTTGGCGATCGTGAATCAGCAAGAAACGCATGCGTTGAACCAAATCCTGTTATTGATGGGAGGAGAGCGAATTGTAACCTGGCGTCGCTCGGCCGTCTCCGACCCTCTACACTCTCTG GACGTTTGCAGTCAGGGAGTCCTTATTTTAGGAGTGTCCAAGATGCTGAGGGTGCTTTCTTGGGTAGCACGACAGGTCACCAACCAGTTTCTTATGGATATCAACAAGGATATGCTTTTCCTTCATATGG GTACATGACATATGGACCTGAATATGTTTATGCGCAG AATGTTTACAGCCCTTATATGGGTCTTCCTTACGTTCAGATGTACAGGACACCTGGCACAGTCAATGCACCTTTTTATCTAATCAGCCAATCTGGTCAGCAGCTCTCTAGTGCCAATGGTTATCCTCATGTAGTTCAGGGATATGCAATCGCTGGCCATCCAATTGTTCAGTTGGGTAGCCCAAACGTCAATTTGGCGACTCCGTCACCATTTCTTCCAG GTATATCTGCTCCTATTCCATCAGCACAGACACATACTTTGATAACTGAACATTCTCAGCAGTTTACTCATGGTGCTACTGGTTCAGACCAAACAACAGTTTGA